Proteins encoded together in one Sander lucioperca isolate FBNREF2018 chromosome 17, SLUC_FBN_1.2, whole genome shotgun sequence window:
- the LOC116052119 gene encoding butyrophilin subfamily 2 member A2-like isoform X2 — translation MIHMKDRLLLEPQLSVFSALVLHHTVVLLLLIHSGGGQSQVIGTSQPIVAKVGDDITLPCHLETVGDATDLTVEWARPDLEPRFVYLRRDGVELQLEEHPLYMGRTSLSTKKLTCGDISLKLSKVKLSDAGTYKCLVPKSGTESVVELTVGSVSSPDIKISKVSNGVVLQCESKGWYPEPEVLWLDGEGNLLSAGPTETVRGPDDLYTVSSRVTVEKRHSNSFSCRVQQKNINQTRETTIHLPDDFFMEQSNSAVRITICLAVCFMSVMAVFVLWKCGPHQIIHIETTNGSTELQHLVEGDKRTQLDMKEEKLDEDLQKNEGDLKHVQQVIQILMNQRDKLNSLLDEDRTQREKNNEKLKNLPKTDTGKKMEKRVKTREDLDRREKEHDELLWNTGELQKTAEQIITIMTERKEKLERDKEKINEHLKETERQREETQKKLQLEQQVREEEKNNPSSNDDK, via the exons ATGATTCACATGAAGGACAGACTCCTCTTGGAACCTCAGCTCAGTGTCTTCAGTGCATTGGTCTTGCATCACACTgtggtcctcctcctcctaatACACTCTGGTGGAG GTCAGTCTCAGGTGATTGGTACATCTCAGCCAATAGTGGCAAAGGTTGGTGATGACATAACTTTGCCATGCCACCTGGAAACTGTTGGGGATGCTACTGACCTGACTGTGGAGTGGGCGAGACCTGACCTAGAGCCCAGATTTGTCTATTTGAGACGAGACGGCGTGGAGCTTCAGCTTGAGGAGCATCCATTGTACATGGGGAGAACATCACTGTCCACCAAGAAacttacatgtggagatatttcTCTTAAACTCTCCAAAGTAAAACTCTCTGATGCAGGAACCTACAAATGCCTTGTTCCAAAATCTGGTACAGAATCTGTTGTCGAGCTTACTGTAG GTTCTGTCTCCTCACCTGACATAAAGATATCCAAAGTCAGCAATGGTGTGGTTCTACAGTGTGAGTCTAAAGGCTGGTATCCAGAGCCTGAGGTGTTGTGGCTGGACGGTGAGGGAAACCTCCTCTCTGCTGGACctacagagacagtcagaggtCCTGATGATCTCTATACTGTCAGCAGCAGAGTGACTGTGGAGAAGAGACACAGCAACAGCTTCAGCTGTAGAGTCCAGCAGAAGAACATCAACCAGACCAGAGAGACAACTATCCATCTTCCAG ATGATTTCTTCATGGAGCAGTCTAATTCTGCTGTTCGCATCACCATCTGCTTGGCTGTCTGCTTCATGTCTGTCATGGCAGTCTTTGTTTTGTGGAAATGTGGACCACACCAAATCA TTCACATAGAAACCACAAACGGCAGCACAGAACTTCAGCATCTGGTGGAGGGAGATAAAAGGACTCAGTTGGACATGAAAGAGGAAAAACTTGATGAGGACTTACAGAAGAATGAGGGAGATTTGAAACATGTACAACAGGTGATTCAAATATTGATGAACCAGAGAGACAAACTGAACTCACTACTGGATGAGgacaggacacagagagagaagaacaaCGAGAAGCTGAAGAACCTCCCCAAAACAGACACAGGTAAAAAAATGGAAAAGCGTGTAAAGACCAGAGAGGATCTggacaggagagagaaagaacatGATGAACTGTTATGGAACACAGGGGAGTTACAGAAGACAGCAGAGCAGATTATTACTATAATgacagaaaggaaagagaaacTAGAGAGAGATaaggagaaaataaatgaacacctgaaagagacagagagacagagagaagagactcAGAAGAAACTTCAGTTAGAGCAGCAAgtgagagaagaggaaaaaaataatccaTCCTCCAATGATGATAAATGA
- the LOC116052119 gene encoding butyrophilin subfamily 2 member A2-like isoform X1, whose protein sequence is MIHMKDRLLLEPQLSVFSALVLHHTVVLLLLIHSGGGQSQVIGTSQPIVAKVGDDITLPCHLETVGDATDLTVEWARPDLEPRFVYLRRDGVELQLEEHPLYMGRTSLSTKKLTCGDISLKLSKVKLSDAGTYKCLVPKSGTESVVELTVGSVSSPDIKISKVSNGVVLQCESKGWYPEPEVLWLDGEGNLLSAGPTETVRGPDDLYTVSSRVTVEKRHSNSFSCRVQQKNINQTRETTIHLPDDFFMEQSNSAVRITICLAVCFMSVMAVFVLWKCGPHQIKTTNGSTELQHLVEGDKRTQLDMKEEKLDEDLQKNEGDLKHVQQVIQILMNQRDKLNSLLDEDRTQREKNNEKLKNLPKTDTGKKMEKRVKTREDLDRREKEHDELLWNTGELQKTAEQIITIMTERKEKLERDKEKINEHLKETERQREETQKKLQLEQQVREEEKNNPSSNDDK, encoded by the exons ATGATTCACATGAAGGACAGACTCCTCTTGGAACCTCAGCTCAGTGTCTTCAGTGCATTGGTCTTGCATCACACTgtggtcctcctcctcctaatACACTCTGGTGGAG GTCAGTCTCAGGTGATTGGTACATCTCAGCCAATAGTGGCAAAGGTTGGTGATGACATAACTTTGCCATGCCACCTGGAAACTGTTGGGGATGCTACTGACCTGACTGTGGAGTGGGCGAGACCTGACCTAGAGCCCAGATTTGTCTATTTGAGACGAGACGGCGTGGAGCTTCAGCTTGAGGAGCATCCATTGTACATGGGGAGAACATCACTGTCCACCAAGAAacttacatgtggagatatttcTCTTAAACTCTCCAAAGTAAAACTCTCTGATGCAGGAACCTACAAATGCCTTGTTCCAAAATCTGGTACAGAATCTGTTGTCGAGCTTACTGTAG GTTCTGTCTCCTCACCTGACATAAAGATATCCAAAGTCAGCAATGGTGTGGTTCTACAGTGTGAGTCTAAAGGCTGGTATCCAGAGCCTGAGGTGTTGTGGCTGGACGGTGAGGGAAACCTCCTCTCTGCTGGACctacagagacagtcagaggtCCTGATGATCTCTATACTGTCAGCAGCAGAGTGACTGTGGAGAAGAGACACAGCAACAGCTTCAGCTGTAGAGTCCAGCAGAAGAACATCAACCAGACCAGAGAGACAACTATCCATCTTCCAG ATGATTTCTTCATGGAGCAGTCTAATTCTGCTGTTCGCATCACCATCTGCTTGGCTGTCTGCTTCATGTCTGTCATGGCAGTCTTTGTTTTGTGGAAATGTGGACCACACCAAATCA AAACCACAAACGGCAGCACAGAACTTCAGCATCTGGTGGAGGGAGATAAAAGGACTCAGTTGGACATGAAAGAGGAAAAACTTGATGAGGACTTACAGAAGAATGAGGGAGATTTGAAACATGTACAACAGGTGATTCAAATATTGATGAACCAGAGAGACAAACTGAACTCACTACTGGATGAGgacaggacacagagagagaagaacaaCGAGAAGCTGAAGAACCTCCCCAAAACAGACACAGGTAAAAAAATGGAAAAGCGTGTAAAGACCAGAGAGGATCTggacaggagagagaaagaacatGATGAACTGTTATGGAACACAGGGGAGTTACAGAAGACAGCAGAGCAGATTATTACTATAATgacagaaaggaaagagaaacTAGAGAGAGATaaggagaaaataaatgaacacctgaaagagacagagagacagagagaagagactcAGAAGAAACTTCAGTTAGAGCAGCAAgtgagagaagaggaaaaaaataatccaTCCTCCAATGATGATAAATGA